From a region of the Thiomicrorhabdus sp. genome:
- a CDS encoding SPOR domain-containing protein codes for MSLTISELEEQRAKILEEIESKAGKLTSQNSNNNESPSLNDWLNAAEEVMPENPKHTSQQPNPKSSYSNKLLTTSTTSNKTSFFGVIIMLSLLLTILGVLYIAYSSFQKEQEKVLASQNQNFEHINELQTDFNSLQQSVTTGGKTELFTELESKVLALQGEVKELKAIIKSMQGGTVAISANTDQATDTLVVTNTANEEPKQAGSATMLDAENASKTPSTVPAPEKSNNLVTEAVLDQKLDAYTQKLETKIDRKLELILQHLNQGKQIKNLPGLVSSKSTMADEADMEVSTPTVETVKTPTVKEPTLKLTEQVSVPTSPKLPNAPIANASPDISWLLGQSRQNYILQLASMPTQKAAQKMISSRELNDAKVLPQTRNKSTNYIVVTGSLASRAEADKLAKEIKSKYGINPWIRQVNDLVGRVQ; via the coding sequence ATGTCACTTACTATTTCAGAACTTGAAGAACAAAGAGCCAAGATCTTAGAAGAGATTGAATCTAAAGCTGGCAAACTAACATCGCAAAATTCAAATAATAATGAATCCCCATCACTTAATGATTGGTTAAATGCCGCAGAGGAAGTTATGCCTGAGAACCCTAAACATACTTCACAACAACCGAACCCAAAATCGAGTTACAGCAATAAACTATTAACCACATCAACAACCAGCAATAAAACATCATTTTTTGGCGTTATTATTATGCTGTCACTCTTGCTGACTATTTTAGGCGTTTTATATATTGCTTACAGTAGCTTTCAAAAAGAGCAAGAAAAAGTACTCGCTTCACAAAATCAAAATTTTGAACACATTAATGAACTGCAAACTGATTTCAACTCTTTACAACAATCTGTAACCACTGGTGGAAAAACAGAATTGTTTACTGAACTTGAGTCAAAAGTTTTGGCTTTGCAAGGAGAGGTAAAAGAACTTAAAGCTATTATTAAAAGTATGCAGGGTGGGACAGTAGCCATTTCTGCAAATACTGATCAAGCTACAGATACTTTAGTCGTTACTAACACTGCAAACGAAGAGCCAAAACAAGCGGGTTCTGCAACAATGTTGGATGCAGAAAATGCTTCTAAAACGCCTTCAACGGTTCCTGCACCAGAAAAATCAAATAATTTGGTTACTGAGGCCGTTTTAGATCAGAAATTAGATGCTTATACGCAGAAACTTGAAACAAAAATAGATCGTAAACTTGAGTTAATTCTTCAGCATTTAAACCAAGGAAAACAAATTAAAAATTTACCAGGCCTGGTAAGTTCAAAATCAACTATGGCTGATGAAGCAGATATGGAAGTTAGTACACCAACGGTTGAAACTGTTAAAACACCAACTGTAAAAGAGCCAACTTTAAAATTGACTGAACAGGTTTCTGTACCAACATCTCCTAAATTGCCAAATGCACCGATTGCAAATGCTTCCCCAGATATAAGCTGGCTATTAGGGCAATCTAGACAAAACTATATTTTGCAGTTAGCGAGCATGCCTACTCAAAAAGCAGCACAAAAAATGATCTCTAGCAGAGAATTGAATGACGCCAAAGTTCTACCGCAAACGCGTAATAAATCTACTAATTACATTGTGGTAACAGGATCACTTGCATCTCGAGCAGAGGCTGATAAGTTAGCTAAAGAGATTAAATCAAAATACGGTATTAATCCATGGATTCGTCAAGTAAACGATTTGGTTGGTAGAGTTCAATAA
- a CDS encoding YchJ family protein encodes MQSNINNLCLCGSTKLYAECCEPFHKGGLYPQTAEELMRSRFVAFEMHLKDYLLNTWYESTRPGNLEFTPNLHWTKLTINGRKKGRKKDSEGWVTFTAYYQQEGSNGYLHEKSYFIRDTLGHWQYVDGEIK; translated from the coding sequence ATGCAATCCAATATAAATAATCTTTGCTTATGTGGCTCAACTAAATTGTATGCAGAGTGTTGTGAACCTTTTCACAAAGGTGGTCTCTATCCTCAAACAGCTGAGGAATTAATGCGTTCCCGTTTTGTTGCTTTTGAAATGCATTTAAAAGACTACCTTTTAAATACTTGGTATGAATCTACCAGGCCTGGTAATTTAGAATTTACCCCAAATTTACATTGGACGAAATTAACCATTAACGGCCGAAAAAAGGGACGTAAAAAAGATTCTGAAGGGTGGGTGACATTTACTGCTTATTATCAACAAGAAGGTTCTAATGGCTACTTACATGAAAAAAGTTACTTTATAAGAGATACTTTAGGTCATTGGCAATATGTTGATGGCGAGATTAAGTAG
- a CDS encoding ATP-binding protein produces the protein MLNNQAIVQEQTVENLALILENRTDLWALQIQSGKPTRLSHLNLTNSVLWVVNENRQTTYVVGQLPNQEKQKPVGVFTTIGKVLIKTLATFLPYSLPYPYPQSLTPESNLITNSLNGQTFQQYRMDKTGQPISLMSATPLIIKGRIIGAIVLEQRMETLFSHNLNYFYRLIGIGAIIFLIVLIGALMHTASLSNRIIRLDNDVKRTFNSQGRITDLVFQDTISRFYQDELSDLRHHIHEMLKQLGAYERYLKQLPKTLRHEIHNPLNRLSMALSLLENENPGPNPNPQLDYAQHALAQLKQLISSLSEATSIEDSLQSQTPEDFPIGLMLEHYLENTTKLHTNWQIDYSCQIPHDVLVCGDGFMIEQLMDKLLSNAADFSDKKMPIMIRCKMIDSMIQINVVNSGPALPKGLELQVFDGMTSIRTLNQDNQTHLGLGLYIVKLITDFHKGNVYAENINSFEQRAIKGVKFTIELPFHV, from the coding sequence ATGCTTAATAACCAAGCGATTGTTCAAGAGCAAACCGTTGAAAACTTAGCCTTAATCTTAGAAAACCGCACCGACTTGTGGGCTTTACAAATTCAGTCAGGTAAGCCAACTCGTCTCTCACACCTTAATTTAACCAACTCTGTATTGTGGGTGGTTAATGAAAACCGTCAAACCACTTATGTTGTTGGTCAACTGCCAAATCAAGAGAAGCAAAAGCCGGTTGGCGTATTTACTACAATTGGTAAAGTTCTAATAAAGACTTTAGCGACCTTTTTACCCTACTCTTTACCTTACCCTTACCCCCAAAGTCTCACACCTGAAAGTAATCTGATTACTAACTCCTTAAATGGTCAAACTTTTCAGCAATATCGAATGGATAAAACGGGCCAACCAATCTCTCTAATGTCAGCAACGCCTTTAATTATAAAAGGCAGAATTATTGGTGCGATTGTTTTAGAGCAGAGAATGGAAACTCTGTTTAGTCATAACTTAAATTATTTTTATCGTCTTATTGGTATTGGTGCCATTATATTTTTAATTGTTTTAATTGGTGCCTTAATGCATACAGCCTCATTATCTAACAGAATCATAAGGTTAGATAATGATGTAAAGAGAACCTTTAACTCCCAAGGTCGTATTACCGATTTAGTTTTTCAAGACACAATCAGTCGTTTTTATCAAGATGAACTCTCTGATTTACGCCACCATATTCACGAAATGCTTAAACAATTAGGCGCTTATGAACGCTATCTAAAACAGCTACCTAAAACCTTAAGACATGAGATTCATAACCCACTTAATCGTTTATCAATGGCATTATCTCTACTAGAAAACGAAAACCCAGGCCCTAACCCAAACCCACAATTAGATTATGCACAACATGCACTTGCTCAATTAAAACAATTAATTAGCTCACTTTCTGAAGCTACGAGTATAGAAGATAGTTTACAAAGTCAAACACCTGAAGATTTCCCAATTGGTTTAATGCTTGAACATTATCTAGAAAATACCACAAAACTTCATACTAACTGGCAAATAGATTACTCGTGTCAAATTCCTCATGATGTATTAGTATGTGGTGATGGCTTTATGATTGAACAGCTTATGGATAAATTATTAAGTAATGCGGCAGATTTCTCGGATAAAAAAATGCCGATTATGATTCGTTGCAAGATGATTGATTCGATGATTCAAATTAATGTTGTTAATTCTGGTCCTGCTTTACCAAAAGGTTTAGAGCTGCAAGTGTTTGATGGTATGACATCAATTAGAACTTTAAATCAAGATAACCAAACGCATTTAGGTTTGGGGCTTTATATCGTTAAGCTGATTACAGATTTTCATAAGGGTAACGTGTACGCTGAAAACATTAACTCATTTGAACAGCGTGCAATAAAGGGTGTTAAGTTTACTATTGAACTCCCTTTTCATGTCTGA
- a CDS encoding RNA polymerase factor sigma-54: MALMPGLQINIGQQLKLTPQLQQSIKILQYSALEVQQTIEATLETNFMLEVGEDLELEDDSEQSPNQEAELSSNNEKNQTPDDETPLDINSSDSIKDDLQADYDWEDVYTDHTPSVSSQSQEEYVSAETYTASEETLHDHLHWQSDIYPWTDEESVVASYIIDDINEEGYLSSTLEQLNSSIQENEPNFTVTIEFIENVLKVIQQFEPTGVGARSVQESLLLQLANMTKTPYVMTAMQLIREHFDWLSFHDSKRIKKMYALTDDDLNQLLRLVQSLNPRPGRDYSSTQSSIVIPDLRLKRAKDGWLVELNSNAFPKLTVNSAYIDLASNLKNDEQSKQIKEQLIEAKGLIKSIHSRGETLLRVGKFIVEKQERFFEEGEHAMQPLVLREVAEHLDLHESTISRATNQKYIQTPRGTFELKYFFSTGVSQYGSADQSAIAIKAHIKELIDAEDPKKPLSDSKLMAMLEEKEIVVARRTIAKYREALKIPSSSERKKYNQFKL, encoded by the coding sequence ATGGCACTAATGCCCGGCTTACAGATTAATATTGGTCAACAACTGAAACTAACCCCTCAGTTACAACAATCGATAAAGATACTACAGTATTCTGCTTTAGAAGTTCAGCAGACTATTGAAGCAACACTTGAAACCAATTTTATGCTTGAAGTTGGAGAAGATTTAGAGCTCGAAGACGATTCAGAACAATCTCCTAACCAGGAGGCTGAACTTTCAAGTAACAACGAAAAAAATCAAACACCTGATGATGAAACACCTCTAGATATTAATAGTTCAGACTCTATTAAGGATGACCTTCAAGCTGATTATGATTGGGAGGATGTTTATACTGATCACACCCCTTCTGTAAGCTCGCAGAGTCAAGAAGAATACGTAAGTGCCGAGACCTATACTGCGTCTGAAGAGACATTGCACGACCACTTACATTGGCAGTCGGATATCTACCCTTGGACTGATGAAGAGTCGGTTGTAGCTTCTTATATTATTGATGATATAAATGAAGAAGGTTATCTGTCGAGTACTCTAGAACAGCTTAATAGCTCTATTCAAGAAAATGAACCTAACTTTACAGTGACAATTGAATTCATTGAAAATGTGCTAAAAGTTATTCAGCAATTTGAGCCTACTGGTGTAGGTGCAAGATCGGTTCAAGAAAGTCTTCTTTTGCAACTGGCAAATATGACTAAAACCCCTTATGTCATGACCGCAATGCAGTTAATAAGAGAACATTTTGATTGGCTATCTTTTCATGACTCAAAACGTATTAAAAAAATGTACGCTTTGACGGATGATGATTTAAATCAGTTATTGCGATTAGTCCAATCATTAAACCCAAGGCCTGGTAGGGATTACTCTAGTACCCAGTCAAGTATTGTTATACCTGATTTGAGATTAAAACGTGCTAAAGATGGTTGGCTAGTTGAATTAAATAGTAATGCATTTCCAAAGCTAACGGTCAATTCAGCCTATATCGACCTTGCTTCGAATTTAAAAAATGATGAGCAATCAAAACAAATTAAAGAGCAACTTATTGAGGCTAAAGGTTTAATTAAAAGTATTCATAGTCGTGGTGAAACTTTATTGAGAGTAGGTAAATTTATTGTTGAAAAACAAGAACGCTTTTTTGAAGAAGGTGAACATGCTATGCAGCCTCTTGTATTGCGTGAAGTTGCAGAGCATTTAGATTTACATGAATCAACAATATCACGTGCCACTAACCAAAAATATATTCAAACACCTCGTGGTACTTTTGAACTTAAATACTTTTTCTCAACTGGTGTAAGTCAATACGGCAGTGCCGATCAATCAGCAATTGCAATAAAAGCTCATATTAAAGAGTTAATTGATGCAGAAGATCCTAAAAAGCCACTAAGTGATAGCAAGTTGATGGCCATGCTTGAGGAAAAAGAGATTGTAGTGGCTAGAAGAACTATTGCTAAGTACCGTGAAGCTCTTAAAATCCCCTCCTCTAGTGAGCGAAAAAAATATAACCAATTTAAGTTATAA
- a CDS encoding NUDIX domain-containing protein, with product MPNKNQKSLTIQDNKTVFKGYFTLKNLQFTHSLFQGGQSSLVKREVFCRGQAVVVLLYDLTEEKVVLVEQCRAGAIENAFATKDINQAWLIEPVAGMIDLGESPKEACIREVKEETGADITDPEFISQFYPSPGACDEILHLYASEVECKKVNTHAGLATENEDIRVVILSFEDAKKQLLEGRFNVATTYMALQWLFFQKLNSL from the coding sequence ATGCCTAATAAAAACCAAAAATCACTTACCATTCAAGATAATAAGACTGTTTTTAAAGGTTACTTTACACTTAAAAACCTTCAATTCACTCACTCTCTATTTCAGGGTGGCCAAAGCTCATTGGTAAAGCGTGAGGTGTTTTGTAGGGGGCAAGCCGTGGTTGTTTTGCTTTATGATTTAACTGAAGAAAAAGTTGTTTTAGTTGAACAGTGCAGAGCAGGTGCCATAGAAAATGCCTTTGCCACAAAAGATATTAACCAGGCCTGGTTAATTGAGCCTGTAGCTGGAATGATTGATTTAGGCGAAAGCCCTAAAGAAGCCTGTATAAGAGAAGTAAAAGAAGAAACTGGTGCTGACATTACTGATCCGGAGTTTATTAGCCAGTTCTATCCAAGCCCTGGAGCCTGCGATGAAATTTTGCACCTTTATGCCTCTGAAGTGGAGTGTAAAAAGGTTAATACACATGCTGGACTTGCTACAGAAAATGAAGACATACGAGTGGTGATTTTATCTTTTGAAGACGCCAAAAAGCAGTTATTAGAAGGGCGTTTTAACGTGGCTACCACCTATATGGCTTTGCAGTGGTTGTTTTTTCAAAAATTAAACTCACTGTAA
- a CDS encoding MATE family efflux transporter has protein sequence MFLFSTAFFHESKLLVKLALPILFAQLALTGLGVVDTIMASKVGTNDLAAIGLGTNIMLPVFIFGTGVLLAITPLVSKANGQQKPENVRLYLIQGLWLSIPLGIASLIVLMNLSWLLKLLGLNPEVYQLTKDYLFFIAFGLPGVALYQVLRFFWEGLGKTLPTMWISFIALMLNIPLNAIFIYGFGPIEAHGAAGCGIASSLVMWSMFFIGLLYILKNSQLSRYLKPLDSVNSLEAKTKQDYKVNWQQGIKPIVSLGLPNSFALLFEVSLFSFIALFIAVLGTSVIAANQIAISFTSVAFMVPLSFAMALTVRVGYGFGQLDRIKVKNTLFTGLSWALITGLLLALISYVFRVDIVKLYSNDPEVLAVATTLIFYAALYQTFDAIQVNAAGALRGFHNTKTTMFVTFISYWVIGLGLGYIFTFTDWITQPMGVTGFWLGIVIGLTLAAILLSLKLRNVFHYHLSAK, from the coding sequence ATGTTTTTATTTTCGACTGCTTTTTTTCATGAATCTAAACTTCTAGTAAAACTAGCTTTACCAATCTTATTTGCTCAACTTGCTTTAACAGGGCTTGGTGTTGTGGATACCATAATGGCAAGTAAAGTAGGTACCAACGACCTTGCTGCCATCGGTCTTGGTACGAATATCATGTTGCCTGTTTTTATATTTGGCACAGGTGTTTTATTGGCGATTACCCCTCTAGTTTCAAAGGCAAATGGTCAGCAAAAGCCTGAGAATGTTCGTTTATATCTTATTCAGGGTTTATGGTTATCTATTCCTTTAGGCATCGCATCTTTAATCGTTTTAATGAATTTGTCTTGGTTATTAAAGCTTTTAGGGTTAAATCCTGAGGTTTATCAATTAACTAAAGACTATCTGTTCTTTATTGCTTTTGGTTTACCTGGTGTTGCTCTTTATCAAGTCTTGAGATTCTTTTGGGAAGGCCTTGGTAAAACTCTACCAACCATGTGGATTAGTTTTATCGCTTTAATGTTAAATATTCCTCTTAATGCCATATTTATATATGGTTTTGGCCCTATCGAAGCTCATGGAGCAGCGGGCTGCGGAATTGCTAGCTCTTTGGTTATGTGGTCAATGTTTTTTATTGGGCTTTTATATATCCTAAAAAATAGCCAACTTAGCCGATATCTCAAACCTCTTGATTCTGTAAACTCTCTAGAAGCCAAAACCAAACAAGACTATAAAGTTAATTGGCAACAGGGGATTAAACCAATAGTCTCTTTAGGACTACCAAACTCTTTTGCTCTATTGTTTGAAGTTAGTCTATTTAGTTTTATTGCGTTATTTATTGCCGTTTTAGGTACAAGTGTCATTGCCGCCAATCAGATTGCCATCAGTTTTACCTCTGTGGCATTTATGGTGCCGCTAAGCTTTGCAATGGCTTTAACCGTAAGGGTAGGTTATGGTTTTGGTCAATTAGATAGAATAAAAGTAAAAAACACCCTATTTACAGGATTAAGCTGGGCACTGATAACAGGGTTACTCTTAGCATTAATTAGTTATGTTTTTAGAGTAGATATTGTTAAATTATATTCAAACGATCCCGAAGTTTTGGCGGTTGCCACTACCTTAATCTTTTATGCCGCGTTATACCAAACATTTGATGCAATACAAGTGAATGCTGCTGGAGCCTTAAGAGGGTTTCACAATACCAAAACCACCATGTTCGTTACCTTTATTAGCTACTGGGTAATTGGTCTTGGCTTAGGTTATATTTTTACTTTTACCGATTGGATTACACAACCAATGGGTGTAACAGGATTTTGGCTAGGGATTGTAATTGGCTTAACTTTAGCCGCTATACTACTCTCGTTAAAATTACGAAACGTCTTTCATTATCATTTATCAGCTAAATAA
- the xseA gene encoding exodeoxyribonuclease VII large subunit, producing the protein MTFLDVPFREKDQVKALGARWDAVSKRWYVPEALSEDLDLFQKWLLPQSGHENISNNLSNHATSNERDLYSHSLDFNTPQESLSEQKGSKLSVVLRKIQMTLRQGFPGGVWIVAEIANINTRRGHVYLELTETNEQGQAIANCRAMIWQSQANNLLDRFNKVTGSSLAIGQKVLLLAEVNFHEQYGFSFVVQDLDPSYTLGEQEQRLNEIRLSLIKKGFYQENKRFDLPADYFRIAVIAPPEAAGLGDFRADADVLQKNKLCQFNYFYSSFQGEKVEPEMLEAISAVHSMHQTKPFDALVVIRGGGAKLDLNMLNIESVAEALCRAQLPVLSGIGHERDNTILDEVAHSRFDTPSKVIGFIKNQIVDQAKNAHLNWVNIEQSSRLKVQNLRQKMVNLHHSITRDSLNNVHRWQQKLEPISFNIRRLSESKIRQVGHNLDVLYQQIQSKVNQQITVISGEVEQQNKQIHEAARRAVAMQKQQLIQSISFILSSGPKAQLNRGFSMAKGLDNKPIVTAKEALNHDEIELEFSDGSIRAKIPKNQDIKQAK; encoded by the coding sequence GTGACTTTTTTAGATGTACCCTTTAGAGAAAAAGATCAAGTAAAGGCTTTAGGTGCACGCTGGGATGCGGTGAGTAAACGCTGGTATGTTCCAGAAGCGTTATCTGAAGATCTTGATTTGTTTCAAAAATGGCTATTACCTCAGTCTGGACATGAAAATATATCCAATAATCTATCTAATCATGCAACGTCCAATGAGCGTGATTTATATTCGCACTCTTTAGATTTTAATACTCCGCAAGAATCGTTATCAGAACAAAAAGGCAGCAAGCTCTCAGTCGTTTTAAGAAAGATTCAAATGACTTTACGGCAGGGGTTTCCTGGTGGAGTTTGGATTGTTGCTGAAATTGCAAATATTAACACTCGTCGTGGTCATGTTTATTTAGAGTTAACTGAAACTAATGAGCAAGGCCAAGCAATTGCAAATTGTAGAGCCATGATATGGCAAAGTCAGGCAAATAATTTACTAGACCGCTTTAATAAAGTAACGGGCAGTTCTTTAGCAATCGGTCAAAAAGTATTGTTATTGGCTGAGGTTAATTTTCATGAGCAGTATGGGTTCTCATTTGTGGTTCAAGATTTGGATCCAAGCTATACATTAGGTGAGCAAGAACAGCGTTTAAATGAAATTCGCCTAAGTCTAATTAAAAAAGGGTTTTATCAAGAAAATAAACGTTTTGATTTACCTGCTGATTATTTTCGCATAGCAGTAATCGCTCCACCTGAGGCGGCTGGTTTGGGTGACTTTAGGGCTGATGCAGACGTCTTACAAAAAAACAAACTCTGTCAGTTTAATTATTTTTATAGTAGTTTTCAGGGTGAAAAAGTTGAGCCTGAAATGTTAGAGGCTATATCTGCAGTGCATTCTATGCATCAAACTAAGCCATTTGATGCCTTGGTCGTGATTCGTGGTGGTGGGGCTAAGCTAGATTTAAATATGTTAAATATAGAATCTGTTGCTGAAGCACTTTGTAGGGCACAATTGCCAGTGTTATCGGGTATTGGTCATGAAAGAGATAATACGATTTTAGATGAAGTCGCTCACAGCCGTTTTGATACGCCGAGTAAGGTCATTGGTTTTATTAAAAATCAGATTGTAGATCAGGCAAAAAATGCTCATTTAAACTGGGTAAATATCGAACAATCCAGTCGTTTAAAAGTGCAAAACCTTCGTCAAAAAATGGTGAACTTACATCATTCAATTACCCGTGATAGTTTAAATAACGTGCATAGGTGGCAGCAAAAATTAGAACCTATTAGTTTTAATATAAGACGATTAAGTGAATCCAAAATCAGGCAAGTAGGGCACAACTTAGATGTTTTGTATCAGCAAATACAATCTAAAGTAAATCAACAGATTACGGTTATTTCTGGAGAAGTTGAACAGCAAAATAAACAGATTCATGAAGCTGCAAGAAGGGCTGTTGCAATGCAAAAACAACAGCTCATTCAATCTATTTCATTTATTTTAAGCTCTGGGCCAAAGGCTCAATTAAATCGAGGCTTTAGCATGGCTAAGGGTTTGGACAATAAACCTATTGTTACAGCTAAAGAGGCATTAAATCATGATGAAATTGAGCTTGAATTTAGTGATGGCTCGATTCGTGCAAAAATACCAAAAAATCAAGATATTAAACAAGCGAAATAG
- the arsC gene encoding arsenate reductase (glutaredoxin) (This arsenate reductase requires both glutathione and glutaredoxin to convert arsenate to arsenite, after which the efflux transporter formed by ArsA and ArsB can extrude the arsenite from the cell, providing resistance.): MEKQAIIYHNPRCSKSRKSLEILLENGYTVNEVKYLETPPSKIELADLCDKMGKTPFEIIRTGESLFKELGLSKMNDKSTDEWLEILVTHPKLIERPIVKIGNKVIMGRPPENVLTIM; the protein is encoded by the coding sequence ATGGAAAAACAAGCAATTATTTATCATAATCCAAGATGTTCAAAAAGTAGAAAAAGCCTAGAAATCCTGCTTGAAAATGGCTACACAGTTAATGAAGTTAAGTATTTAGAAACACCACCAAGTAAAATAGAGCTTGCTGATCTATGTGACAAAATGGGTAAAACACCTTTTGAGATTATCCGCACTGGAGAAAGTCTTTTTAAGGAGCTTGGCTTATCTAAAATGAATGATAAATCGACTGATGAATGGCTAGAGATATTAGTAACGCATCCAAAACTAATTGAAAGGCCTATTGTTAAAATTGGCAATAAAGTCATTATGGGAAGACCGCCAGAAAACGTATTAACGATAATGTAA
- a CDS encoding response regulator transcription factor, with translation MQNTDYKIAVIEDDEIQLRSLVEALQQQGFTVDPFTNREDAEKSFAKGLPNLVISDIILGSEVDGGFDLAKHLLSYNQPIPIIFLSERQSEFDIYTGHALGAIDYLPKPISLNVLIVKVKNLLRITGTAKTTESNDEQSKIPQLELAPDQFKAYWHGKQLDLTATEFEMLKQFATAGESSVISYDALQSSTQGVVERNTINTHICRIRNAFKKITPEFNLIHNEYGRGYSWQDKN, from the coding sequence ATGCAAAATACAGACTATAAAATCGCAGTCATTGAAGATGATGAAATCCAACTTCGAAGTTTGGTAGAAGCGCTTCAGCAGCAAGGTTTTACAGTAGACCCATTTACTAATAGAGAAGATGCAGAAAAATCATTCGCTAAAGGGTTACCAAACCTAGTTATCTCAGACATCATTTTAGGTTCTGAAGTTGATGGTGGTTTTGATCTAGCGAAACACCTTTTAAGTTATAACCAGCCTATTCCGATTATTTTTCTCTCTGAAAGACAGTCTGAATTTGATATTTACACTGGGCATGCTTTGGGAGCTATTGATTATTTACCAAAACCAATTAGCTTAAATGTTTTGATTGTTAAGGTAAAAAACTTATTAAGAATTACCGGAACCGCAAAAACGACTGAATCTAATGATGAACAATCAAAGATACCGCAACTAGAGTTAGCTCCGGATCAGTTCAAAGCATACTGGCATGGTAAACAGTTAGATTTAACGGCAACCGAATTTGAAATGTTAAAGCAATTCGCAACCGCAGGAGAAAGCAGTGTTATCTCTTATGATGCGTTGCAATCATCAACTCAAGGCGTTGTAGAGCGTAATACCATTAATACTCATATTTGCCGTATCCGAAATGCATTTAAAAAGATTACTCCAGAGTTTAATCTAATTCATAATGAATATGGTCGTGGATATAGCTGGCAAGATAAAAACTAA
- the xseB gene encoding exodeoxyribonuclease VII small subunit, with product MTQSAESFKENYQKLQDIAQKLANSGEVDIDELVPMVDDATRAYQLCKSRIEAVETALNTRLDSDTKEEGNGE from the coding sequence ATGACACAATCAGCAGAAAGTTTTAAAGAGAATTACCAAAAACTGCAAGATATTGCTCAGAAACTAGCCAATAGTGGTGAGGTAGATATTGATGAACTCGTACCGATGGTTGACGATGCTACTCGAGCTTATCAGCTTTGTAAGTCAAGAATTGAAGCAGTCGAAACGGCTTTAAATACCCGATTGGATTCAGATACCAAAGAAGAGGGTAATGGAGAGTAA